The Harpia harpyja isolate bHarHar1 chromosome 10, bHarHar1 primary haplotype, whole genome shotgun sequence genome includes a region encoding these proteins:
- the LOC128147329 gene encoding olfactory receptor 10K2-like, producing the protein MGNNNQTLATDFIFLGFSSVAELQKLLLVVFLPLYLVTLSMNTTIMIIIWADRSLHTPMYFFLCVLSFSETCYTFVIVPKMLVDLIAERKTISFLGCAVQMYFFLFLGCSHSFLLAAMGYDRCVAICHPLHYNRIMTWRVCAQLVVASALSGFLVAQVVTPLIFCLPFHTSRKLNHFFCDISPVLRVAFTHTNLSEAIIFTLGISVLTIPLMLILISYLFVALAILQIPSAAGRHKAFSTCSAHLIVVIVHYGCASFIYLRPDSSYSSDQDALISVTYTILTPLLNPMIYSLRNKDVKMALQKAIRKNILSQKVFQ; encoded by the coding sequence atgGGGAACAACAACCAAACCCTCGCCACAGACTTCATCTTCCTGGGTTTCTCCAGTGTCGCggaactgcagaagctgcttcttgTGGTGTTTTTGCCGCTGTACCTGGTCACTCTGAGCATGAATACCACTATAATGATTATCATATGGGCTGATCGGAGCCttcacacacccatgtactttttcctttgcgTCTTGTCATTTTCTGAGACTTGCTACACCTTCGTCATTGTCCCCAAGATGCTGGTAGACttgatagcagagagaaaaaccatttccttcctaggctgtgctgtacaaatgtacttcttccttttcttggggtgctcccactctttcctcctggcagccATGGGCTACGACCGCTGCGTTGCCATCTGCCACCCCCTGCACTACAACAGAATCATGACTTGGCGAGTGTGTGCTCAGCTGGTGGTTGCTTCTGCTCTGAGTGGCTTTCTGGTTGCCCAGGTGGTTACCCCCTtgatattttgtttgcctttccataCATCCAGGAAACTCAACCATTTCTTCTGTGACATCTCCCCTGTCCTCCGAGTGGCCTTTACTCACACAAACCTCAGTGAGGCCATTATCTTCACCCTGGGTATCTCTGTCCTTACAATCCCACTGATGCTGATCCTTATTTCATACCTCTTTGTTGCCTTAGCCATCCTGCAGATCCCTTCAGCCGCAGGGAGGCACAAAGCCTTCTCCACCTGCAGTGCTCACCTGATAGTAGTGATTGTTCATTACGGCTGTGCCTCCTTCATCTACCTGAGACCCGACTCCAGCTACTCGTCGGATCAGGATGCATTGATCTCTGTCACTTATACCATCCTCACTCCCCTGCTCAACCCTATGATTTACAGCCTAAGGAACAAGGATGTCAAAATGGCTCTTcaaaaagcaatcaggaaaaacATACTATCTCAGAAAGTTTTCCAGTGA
- the LOC128147214 gene encoding olfactory receptor 14C36-like: MSNSSSITQFLLLAFADTRELQLLHFGLFLGIYLAALLGNGLIIIAVACDQHLHTPMYFFLLNLSLLDLGSISTTLPKSMANALLDTRAISYAGCSAQVFLFVFVMSSEFSLLTVMAYDRFITICKPLHYGTLLGSRACANMAAAAWGSGFFYAVLHTANTFSLPLCQGNAMNQFFCEIPQILKLSCSDSYLREFGLLVVSALVFWGCFVFIVLSYVQIFRAVLRIPSEQGRHKAFSTCLPHLAVVSLFLSTGMFAYLKPPSISSPSLDLVMAVLYSVVPPAVNPLIYSMRNRELKDAIRKLISSTPL; encoded by the coding sequence atgtccaacagcagctccatcacccagttcctcctcctggcattcgcagacacgcgggagctgcagctcttgcactttgggctcttcctgggcatctacctggctgctctcctgggcaatggcctcatcatcatcgctgtagcctgcgaccagcacctccacacccccatgtacttcttcctcctcaacctctccctcctcgacctgggctccatctccaccactcttcccaaatccatggccaatgccCTTTTGGATACCAGGGCcatttcctatgcaggatgttctgcccaggtctttctgtttgtctttgtgaTGTCCTCAGAGTTTTCTctcctcactgtcatggcctatgaccgcttcattaccatctgcaaacccctgcactatgggaccctcctgggcagcagagcttgtgccaacatggcagcagctgcctggggcagtggtttcTTCTATGccgtgctgcacactgccaatacattttcactgccgctctgccaaggcaatgccatgaaccagttcttctgtgaaatcccccagatcctcaagctctcctgctcagactcctacctcagggaatttGGGCTTCTTGTGGTTAGTGCTCTCGTATTTTGGGGCTGTTtcgttttcattgtgctgtcctatgtgcagatcttcagggctgtgctgaggatcccctctgagcagggacgccacaaagccttttccacgtgcctgcctcacctggccgtggtctccctgtttctcagcactggcatgtttgcctacctgaagcccccctccatctcttccccatccctggacctggtcATGGCAGTTCTGTACTCCGTGGTGcccccagcagtgaaccccctcatctacagcatgaggaaccggGAGCTCAAGGATGCCATTAGGAAACTGATTTCATCAACACCTTTGTAG